In Rhipicephalus microplus isolate Deutch F79 chromosome 7, USDA_Rmic, whole genome shotgun sequence, one genomic interval encodes:
- the LOC119179759 gene encoding uncharacterized protein LOC119179759 isoform X1, with amino-acid sequence MVRHSWFLCLNDNTSTMNAVIVLLGLVSAASAGFIGGYSGYGAYGGLGYGHGIGYGYGAGVAVAAPAVAVARPVAVAAPVAVARPVAVAAPAVAVARPAVVAAPVAVARPVAVAAPAVAVARPAVVAAAPVGLGYGGIGYGHGIGYGAGLAVAAAPAVAVARPVAVAAPAVAVARPVAVAAPVAVARPAVVAAAPVAVAAAPAVAYGAGFGYGHGLGYGLGLGYGHGLSYGYGHGIGYGIGIKKY; translated from the exons ATGGTCCGGCACTCTTGGTTTCTTTGTCTCAACGACAACACCTCAACCATGAACGCCGTT ATCGTCCTCCTCGGTCTCGTCTCCGCCGCCTCCGCCGGCTTTATTGGTGGATATAGCGGCTACGGTGCCTACGGAGGGCTCGGATACGGCCATGGCATTGGCTACGGCTACGGCGCTGGCGTAGCCGTCGCTGCTCCCGCCGTTGCCGTCGCCCGCCCCGTTGCCGTGGCTGCCCCAGTGGCCGTGGCTCGCCCAGTGGCCGTTGCCGCTCCCGCCGTTGCCGTCGCCCGGCCCGCTGTCGTTGCTGCCCCAGTGGCCGTGGCTCGCCCAGTGGCCGTCGCCGCTCCCGCTGTTGCCGTCGCCCGCCCCGCTGTCGTTGCCGCTGCTCCCGTCGGCCTCGGCTACGGTGGTATCGGCTACGGACACGGCATCGGCTACGGAGCCGGCCTCGCCGTTGCCGCTGCTCCCGCTGTTGCCGTCGCGCGCCCTGTGGCCGTCGCTGCTCCCGCTGTTGCCGTCGCGCGCCCTGTGGCCGTCGCTGCTCCCGTGGCTGTCGCGCGCCCCGCTGTGGTCGCTGCCGCCCCTGTTGCCGTCGCCGCTGCTCCCGCTGTCGCCTACGGCGCTGGCTTCGGCTACGGCCACGGTCTTGGTTATGGTCTGGGTCTTGGCTACGGCCACGGTCTCAGCTACGGCTACGGCCACGGTATCGGCTACGGCATTGGAATCAAGAAATACTAA
- the LOC119179759 gene encoding uncharacterized protein LOC119179759 isoform X2, whose product MVRHSWFLCLNDNTSTMNAVIVLLGLVSAASAGFIGGYSGYGAYGGLGYGHGIGYGYGAGVAVAAPAVAVARPVAVAAPVAVARPVAVAAPAVAVARPAVVAAPVAVARPVAVAAPAVAVARPAVVAAAPVGLGYGGIGYGHGIGYGAGLAVAAAPAVAVARPVAVAAPVAVARPAVVAAAPVAVAAAPAVAYGAGFGYGHGLGYGLGLGYGHGLSYGYGHGIGYGIGIKKY is encoded by the exons ATGGTCCGGCACTCTTGGTTTCTTTGTCTCAACGACAACACCTCAACCATGAACGCCGTT ATCGTCCTCCTCGGTCTCGTCTCCGCCGCCTCCGCCGGCTTTATTGGTGGATATAGCGGCTACGGTGCCTACGGAGGGCTCGGATACGGCCATGGCATTGGCTACGGCTACGGCGCTGGCGTAGCCGTCGCTGCTCCCGCCGTTGCCGTCGCCCGCCCCGTTGCCGTGGCTGCCCCAGTGGCCGTGGCTCGCCCAGTGGCCGTTGCCGCTCCCGCCGTTGCCGTCGCCCGGCCCGCTGTCGTTGCTGCCCCAGTGGCCGTGGCTCGCCCAGTGGCCGTCGCCGCTCCCGCTGTTGCCGTCGCCCGCCCCGCTGTCGTTGCCGCTGCTCCCGTCGGCCTCGGCTACGGTGGTATCGGCTACGGACACGGCATCGGCTACGGAGCCGGCCTCGCCGTTGC CGCTGCTCCCGCTGTTGCCGTCGCGCGCCCTGTGGCCGTCGCTGCTCCCGTGGCTGTCGCGCGCCCCGCTGTGGTCGCTGCCGCCCCTGTTGCCGTCGCCGCTGCTCCCGCTGTCGCCTACGGCGCTGGCTTCGGCTACGGCCACGGTCTTGGTTATGGTCTGGGTCTTGGCTACGGCCACGGTCTCAGCTACGGCTACGGCCACGGTATCGGCTACGGCATTGGAATCAAGAAATACTAA